The window CTTATTTCGCCAATCGTGGCGAAGCGCCGTGAGGTGATGGTCTACGGCGGGGCGATGACGCTCGCGATGATTATCATGCTCCTCACGCTCGAAGACGGCGTCGTCCAGCGCTCCGAGGGCTTTCTGATGATGCTCGCGTACGTGAACTTCGTCTACACCCTCTACACCAACGAAGGCGGGGCGGAAATCGCCGAAGAAGTCGTCGAAAAAGAAGAGACGCCCGAGCGAGGACTGCCGCGCGTCGCGTTCGGCCTCCTCTTGGTCGTCGTCGGAGGACAGGTGATGGTGACGAACGGCATCGCTCTCGCCCGTCTCGTCGGTATCTCCGAGTATTTCGTCGGATTGCTCACCGGTCTCGGGACGACGGCCCCAGAAATCGTCGTCGCCGGCATCGCCGCAAAAGAGGGCCGCGGCGGTATCTCGGTCGGCGCGATTCTCGGGAGCAACATCACCGACCCTGTCTTCTCGCTCGGTATCGGCGCGTTGGTCGCTGATGTGGTCGTCACCGACCTCGCGTCTGTGACACTCTCCGGTGTCTACATGCTCGCCGTCTCACTGGTCGTGTTAGCGCTGTTCTACTGGCGTGAGGGAATCGACCGACGGGCGGCACTCCTCTGTATCGGCCTGTATCTTCCGACGTTCGTGGTGTTGTGAGGCTGGGTCGTGGCCCACGACGGCGGGTGGGCATCGAACCGTACTGATTGGTCCCCACCCGAGAAAGTCGCTTCGGGATGGCGTTTTAAGATTCGTCGGGCCGTAGGCGAAGCTATGGGCATCACATACGAGGACTTCCTCGACCTGGACTACGAACCGTCTGCCGAGGAACTCGTCTGCACCTTCCGAATCGACCCCGCGACCGGAATGACGCCCGAGGCGGCAGCGAGTCGCGTCGCCTCAGAGTCCTCCAACGGAACGTGGGCCGCACTCCAGACCGGCGACGACTTCACCGACATGGGTGCCACGGCGTTCTCCATCGACGGTGACACCGTCAAGGTCGCGTACCCCGCCGGCCTGTTCGAACCCGGCAACATGCCGCAGGTGCTCTCGTGCATCGCCGGCAACATCATGGGGATGAAAGCAGTCGACACCATCCGACTGATGGACTGCGAGTGGCCGGAGTCCATCGTCTCGTCGTACCCCGGTCCCCTCCACGGGTCGTCGGTCCGAGAGGAGATATTCGGCGTCACCGACCGTCCCATCACCGCGACGGTCCCCAAGCCGAAAGTCGGTCTCTCGACGAAGGCGCACGCCCAAGTCGGGTACGACGCGTGGGTCGGTGGTGTGGACCTGCTGAAAGACGACGAGAACCTGACCGACCAGGACTTCAATCCCTTCTCCGACCGCCTCACCGAGTCGCTGTCACTCCGTGACGACGCCGAAGACGAGACTGGGGAGACGAAGTCGTACCTCATCAACGTCACTGGGGACACCCAGACGATGCTGGACCGCGTGGACGAGGTGGCCGCACAGGGCGGCGAGTACGTCATGGTGGACATCATCACCGCGGGATGGGCGGGCCTCCAGACCGTCCGCGAGCGAACCGAAAAACACGGCATCGCTATCCACGCCCACCGTGCGATGCACGCCGCATTCGACCGCATGCCGACCCACGGCGTCTCGATGCGCGTCCTCGCACAGGTCTCCCGTCTCTGTGGGGTGGACCAACTCCACACGGGGACTGCCGGCCTCGGCAAACTCGCCAACGAAGACACCGTCGGCATCAACGAGTGGATGCGGAGTGACCTCTACGGCATGACCGACGTGTTGCCCGTCGCGTCCGGTGGTCTCCACCCCGGCCTCTTGCCTGACCTGCTCGACGCCACGGGGACGAACGTCTGCGTCCAACTCGGCGGCGGTATCCACGGCCACCCGGACGGGACTCGCGCAGGAGCAGTCGCGCTTCGGGCGGCCATCGACGCCTACGTCGACGGAAAACCGATTACCGAGGCCGCAGAAGAGACACCAGAACTCGCCGTCGCCCTCGACAAGTGGGGCACAGAGACGCCGCGGTAACGGACCCGAATCTCGTTTCTCGTTTTTCTTGGCTGTCGTCACGACGCGTACGAGCGCCGTCGCCCTCGTGAACCGATTGGGTTCTGCGAGCGACCCAACGGTTATTCGTGTGATACATTTACAACATCAGTAAATAATTCACCCCGATATCGCGGGGATGGATGCGATTTGCGCACCAGCCAATATCAGTGACGATAATTGGTGCGAGAGGTTTAACCGGCCGTTTTTTCTCGGCTACAATAGCAGCCCGCAATTTACCACAGAATCGCCGTGACATGGGTTCTCTGTCAATAATTGCGGGAACTACAATCACAGATACCAGCAATGAAAATTCGGACAAAACTCGTCGCGTTGTGCCTCGCTATCTCTCTGATACCAGTTTCGGTAGTCGGCGTGGCAGGCGTACAGAACATGCAGTCAGTTGGGTCGTACGCACAAGACCAGAGTACGGACCACCTCGAAGGACAGATTACAGGCGAACTGAACAACACCGTCGACGCGAGACAAGAGGGGATTCAGAATCTGCTCAACTCGCGGCAGGTGAACGCACGCTCACTCGCGGACTCCGCGCCGGTGCAGAACTATCAAGCCGCGAGTGCGGGAGAGATGGAACTCGTCAAGCGTCAAAGCCAGAAACAACTCGGCTACACGGCACTCCAACTCCACGATACCATCGAGACAACCAAGCAGACTATTCTCGAATCGGAGTACGACGGTCGGGCGTGGGAGGAACTCAGCCCAGACGAGCAACGTCGAGTCGAGGACAGAGTCGAGCGAATCATCTCTGGGACGGACGGAGACGGCGTAGCCCAGCGTGGCACGGCGGCCGAGATGTTCCAGCCAGGATACATCGGTACGGGCGGGTACGTGTTCATCACCGACCTTGATTCGAACGTCGTCGTCCACCCGGCACTTCCGGATGGTTTCAACGCGAGAGAAGAGGCGTCGTTGACGTTCTTCGAGGAGGTCAAAGAGGAAACTCGTTCGACGCCCGCCATTCAGAGTGGTGAGGAGTGGGGTATCGCCGAGTACGAGTGGGAAGACACGACCCAAGCAGGAAATCCGATGGAACAAAAAGTCGTCGCGTACACCTACTACGAGGACTTCGACTGGGTTCTCGCACCGAGTGTCTACTACTACGAACTCCAGAAGACGGCCCTCGCCGACGCAGAGGCAGGCATCGAGGACTCCTTCGAGAACTACCTCCGGACGCGAACCGTCGCAGTCAACGGCGAAGAACTGCCCGCGTACGACGAGATTATCCTCACCGACGAGGACGGGAACGGAATCGTCCGTGCGGCACGAACCGACGGCGACGTCGTCGCCGAGTCTGTCGACACGTCGTACTCGAACAGTAACTGGTTCGGCGCGACGAAGTCGCTGGAGAAAGGCACAGTACACGTCGGCGAGGTCCGAACGGTCGACGGGAAGGCGAAAGGATACATCTCGACACCCGTCTACCGTGATGGCGAGTTCGCAGGAGTCGTCGCACTCAGACTCGACTACGAAGTCTTCAACGCGGTGCTCGACGACATCACCGTCGGCGAAACCGGGCACCTGACCATGGTGAACGACAGGGGGAAACTCATCACCGACGGCGCGACCAACTTCGGAGAGGTCGAATCAGCGGTTGCGACCACGGATTACGTCCTCTCGGACACGAAGGGACTCCAGACCTACGAACAATCGACCGACAGTAGTGCCGGTGACAGATACTACGTCGGGCACGCGCCACTCGACTTCGGTGACACGCAACTCACACTCGTCGCGACGGTTCCGGAACAGGACGTGACGGCACCGAGCGAACAGTTGGGAGACGCGCTTCGTGACCGAACCGACTCCGCGCGGAACTTCCTGCTCTTGCTCGTCGGCGGCATCGTCGTCGTCGTCGTCGGACTCGGGTTCGCCGCGGCGAGGTACTTCTCGGAACCCATCGAAGCACTCCGAGACCAAGCGCAACTGCTCGCCCGGGGACGATTCGAGGACGATATCGACGTCGACGCCACCGACGACGAACTCGGCGAACTCGTCGTCGCGTTCGAGGACATGCAAGAGAACCTGCAACGACAGGTATCCGAACTCCAGACCGTCGGCGAAGAACTGGGTGACGGAAACCTCGACCAGGAACTCCGCACGGACCTCCCCGGTGCGTTCGGCGCGATTATGACCGACCTCGAAGCGGGTATCGAGAAGTTACAAGACGGGTTCGTCGAGGTGCAATCGGTCGCCGACGAGTTCGCGGAAGTGAGCACGGAAACGGTCGCCAGTGCCGAGGAAATCGAGTCTGCGAGTCAGGAGACTGCGCAGTCCGTCGAAGAGATTGCCCACGGTGCAGAACAGCAGACCGAACAACTTCAGGTCGTGGCCAACGAGATGAACGACCTCTCGGCGACCATTGAAGAAGTCGCCGCCTCCGCCGACGGTGTCGTCCAGACGGCGAATCAGGCGGTAGACCTCGCTGAACAGGGCCGCGAACACGCCGCGGACGCCACAGACGAGATTTCGACCATCGAGGCGGAGGCCACCGACGCCGTCGAACAGGTCGAATCCCTCGGCGACCAAATCGGCGAAATCAACGAAATCGTCCAACTCATCACCGACATCGCCGAGCAGACGAATCTGCTCGCGCTGAACGCCTCCATCGAGGCCGCACGTGCGGGTGAGGCAGGCGAAGGCTTCGCCGTCGTCGCGAACGAAATCAAGGCACTCGCGAACGAAGCGAGCGAGGCGACCGACGAAGTCGAAGCGCGCATCGACGAGATTCAGGACCGAACCGACGACACCGTAGACGACATGCAGGAGATGCACGAGAGCGTCGAAGCAGGGTCCGAGACTATCGAGGACGCTATCGAGATGTTCGACGATATCTCCGATGCGATTCGAGAGGCCGAACACGGCGTCGCGGAGATATCCGAGGCCACCGAAAATCAGGCTGTCTCGACCGAAGAAGTCGTCTCGATGGTCGACGACGTGTCGAGCGTCAGCGAGGAGACCACGTCCGAAGCGAGCACTGTCTCGGCGGCGACCGAAGAACAGACGGCGGCACTGAACGAAGTCACGAAGAACATCCAGCAGGTGTCGGCGTCTGCACAGTCGCTAAACGACCTCGTCGGCGAGTTCGACGTTGGAGCAACCGAAACCGGCACACGGACCGCAGATGCCACGACCGGTGCAGCAGCTGACGCGCAGGCGAACGTAGCAGGGAGCGCAGCACGCGACGTCGATGCCGCCCTCGCAGACGGTGGGTCTGCCTCTCCGTCACGCACGGACGACTGAGACCTCCGGAGACCGACACCGGGTGTCTCCTGTTCGGCATCACCGGTCAACTTCGCCCATAATCGTATCGAGACTCCCGAGCGACGCGATGAGGTCCGGAATGTACTCACCTTCGGCCATCTCTGGAAGCGCTTGAAGGTTCGAGAACGAGGGGCCACGAATTTTAAACCGGGCCGGTTTGTCTGTCCCGTCGGCACGGATGTAGATGCCGAGTTCACCTTTTGCGGCCTCGACAGCGCGGTAGACCTCAGTATCGTCTTCCGGTTTGATGGTCCGAGGGACGTTCGCCTGAATCGTCCGCTCGTCTGCTGGCCAGTCTTCGAGCAGGTCCACACATTGGTCGATAATCTTTGCAGACTCCTCGACCTCTCGGAGTCGAACGAGCAGGCGCGCGAAGTTGTCGCACTCCTCTTCGACGACGACGTCCCAGTCGAGTTCGTCGTAGTAGCCGTAGGGGTCGTCGCGACGCAGGTCGTAGTCGATGCCTGACCCGCGGGCGACGGGACCGGTGACGCCGTAGGATTTGGCGACGTTCGGTGGGAGGACACCCGTATCGACCGTCCGGGCCTGCAGAATCTCGTTCGCAGTCAGCAGGTCGTGATACTCTTCGAGTTTCGCGGGCAGGCCGTCGACGAACGTCCGAATCTTCTCGAAGAACTCCTCGCGCGGTTCGGGGAGGTCCCAGACGACGCCACCGAGGCGGAAGTAGTTGAACATCAATCGCTGGCCCGTGAGGTCTTCGAGGATGTCCTGGACGAGTTCGCGGTCACGCAGGGCGTACTGGAACGTCGCCGTGAAGTCGCCGATGACGTCAAGGGCGTACGCGCCGACGGCGAGCATGTGTGAGAGAATTCGACTCAACTCGGCCGCAAGCGTTCGGACGACTTGCGCGTACTCCGGCACCTCGATGTCTGCGAGTGCCTCCGCAGTCCGTGCATAGGCCCACTCGTTGAGGAGGCCTGCACCACCCCAATCCCAGCGGTCGGGATACGGCATAATCTGGTGGCGGTACGTCCCCTCTTGACACATCTGCTCTTCACAGCGGTGGATGTAGCCGATGTCGGGTTCCACGTCGACGACTTGCTCGCCGTCGAGGACCACCTGGAGGTGCATCACCCCGTGGGTCGCCGGGTGGTGCGGGCCGATGTTGAGGAGCATCGTGTTGTCCTCGGCCCACCCGTCTTTGTGTAGCGGGTTCGCGTTCTCGTCGTACGGGACGATTTGTGGTCGCTGTTGGTCGTAGTCGCGGCTGAGTGGATGCCCCTGCCACGTCTCGGGGAGGAGGATGCGGCGAAGGTCCGGGTGGTCGTCGTACTGGATACCGACGAGGTCGTACGCTTCGCGTTCGTGCCACGCCGCCGTGTGAAAGACGGGCGCAGCAGACTCACTCACTGGTTCGGACCGAGGCGTGGGAACGACGACACTCAGTTCGTGTGTTGGGTCGTCGTACGACTTCAGGTGGTAAATCGACTCGTAGCGGTCTTCGTACTCCTGTGCGGTCACACACGAGAGGTGGTCGAACCCCAGTTCGCCTCGAAGTGTCGAGAGGACCGCCTGCACATCGTCGGGGCGAATCGTCACTTCCGGGGCGTGAACGTGCGTGTCGAGGTCGACGATGGCATCACCGACGTGGCGCCGGAGTCGGTCGGGAAGCGACACCACCGTCGACGACACCTGTGGAGGATTGGATGACATACCGGGTTCGATACGCTAGTGTTGGTTCACGAACCAGTTCGGCGTTCTGCCTCACTGGTGCGGCGGGTATTTATTGAGGAGTGTAGTCAACTGACTCACATGAAGTCGCTTCGGTTACGTCTCCACCCGGACGACGAACAGATGCATCCGATGCACGCATTTGTGGTCGAACACGAAGCGTTCGAGCAGACGCGATTGCTCCACTGGAACCCCGCTGTCAGCGAGGTGAACACCATCATCTTCGAAGTCGTTGGGACCGACGTCGAGGCGTATCGGGACGCGCTCGACGCGAGTCCGTCTGTCCTGTCGTACGAAGTGGTTCCGACGGGTGGCGAGACGTTTTATCTCTCGGTTCAGGACCGACTCGACGTGACGGCTGCCGAGCAGACGACTGCGTTCACGCAGGACGGTCTCGTCGTCGTCCCGCCGGTCGTCTTCGACGGCGACGGGTCGATTCAGGTCACTGTCGTCGGCACCACCACCGCGTTGCAGTCGGCAGTCGACGAGACGCCGGACGGTATCGACGTCGAAGTGCTCCAGATTCGACAGTACGCCGGTGAAACAGAGCTATCTGCCCCTGCTCTCTCGCGTCGCCAACGAGAGGCGGTCGACGAAGCGGTCGCCTGCGGTTACTACCGAGAACCGCGCGAGGGAACAGTCTCGGAAGTGGCAGACAGACTCGGTTGTTCAGCGGGGACTGCGGCAGAGCACCTCAGGAAAGCGGAGATGAAGGTCATGTCTGCTGTCGCCGACGAACGTGGTGTCGACTGATTACGGTTCGACCCACGGTTCGGTCGTCCCTTCGCCGAACAGTTCACGCATCAAGATGACGATGCTCTCGGGCGGGAACTGTCCGCGCTCGGTGACGATGGCGTCCACGTAGCGCGGGGGCGTCACGTCGAACGCCGGGTTCTTGACGGTCGGATTCCCCAACTCTGCGAGTGTCTCGTCGTCGATGACCTCGTCCGTGTCTCGCATCTCGATATCGACGGTGTGGCCGGTCATCGTTCCCGGATGGAGTTTGAGTGTCTGTGCGGCGACCATGATTGGCGTGCCTCTGTCGCGGGCGTTGACCGCGAGGCCACTCGTCCCAATCTTGTTGATGACGCTCCCGTCCGCGGCGACGGCGTCCGCACCGACCAGCACGTGGTCCACGTCGTTGAGGTAGCGTCGGGCCGCCGAGTCGACGATGAGCGTCACGGGGACGCCCATCTCGTGGAGTTCGCTCGCCGTGATGTGCCCCTGATTCCGCGGGCGCGTCTCTTTGACGATAGCCTCGATGTGTTTTCCTTGCTCGACTGCGGCTTCGACGCACGCGAGGGCGTCAGTCGAGTGACAGTGGGTCATGATGACGTCCCCATCGCGGAGGCGGTTCGCACCGACGTGGCCGAGGTCGGCCTGTGCCCGGTCGAGACGCGCACAGAACTCGTCTGCCGATTCGACGACGTTCTGTCGGAGTCCTTCGACTGTCGTACTCGACATTCCACGGAGGACGTACCGGAGGGCGTTGGGGAGACTCACGGCGGTCGGACGGGTCTCGTAGAGTGTCCGGGCCGCAGCACGGAGTTCACCCCGAAACGCTCCCGGGTCGATGGCGTCGCTCTCTTCGGCCTGCGTTCGGAGGGCACGGGCCACCGCGTCGGCGATGGTCGCCGCACCGCGAATCTCCATCGTGTCGATTTCGTCCGCGATGCGTCGCACCTCGGGGTGTACGCGCTCGTCCATACGCCGAACTACGTCGGTAGAGTGGAAAAAAGGTCGCTGCGGTGGTGGGTTCTGAGAGACGCGACCAGCGAGGTCGGATTATACGCGGTCGACCAACGCCTCGTCGGGGTGTCGGACGCGAACCATCTCGACGCGTTCGGTCAGGTCGACCGCGTCCGCGAGTTTGTCCGGCGACTCCGCGTGGATGGTAAAGAGCGATTCACCTTCGGCAGCCATGTCTCCAGTCCGGAGGTGGAGTTCGATTCCCGCCCCGGCGTCTCTCGGTGCGCCCGCGCGTCTGGCGATTTCGTTCACGAGGCGGTTGTTGATGTGGGTGACCACGCCGTCTCTGTCGGCACGGACGGTGTGCGTGTGCCGACCGGGAACGAGGTCCGCCGCCGTCACGTCGGGGTCGCCGTTCTGCGCCGCGAGAATCTCGTTGAACGTCTCACGGGCAGTCCCAGAGTCGAGTATTTCGGCGGCGTCGGCATCGACGCCCGCAGACTCGAACAGGAGGTCGGCGAGGCGAATCGCTTTCACCCGGAGGTCGTTGGGGCCGCCACCCGCGAGTGTGGCGAGTACCTCGCGCGCTTCGAGGACAGGACCGACACCGCGTCCGACCGGTGCGACGCCGTTCGTAATCGCGCACTCGATTGCTATCCCGAGGTGCGACCCCACGCGGTTGAAGTCCTCGGCGAGTTCGCGTGCCTCGGCGAGACTCTCGACTTTCGCCCCCTCGCCGTAGGGGATGTCGACCACGACGTGCGTCGACCCGGCACTCTTCTTCTTCGAGAGGACAGAGGCGATGAGTTGCCCCCGGGGGTCGATAGAAAGCGGCGTCTCTGCGCGGATGATTCGGTCGTCGACAGGCGAGAGGTTCACCGCGCCACCCCAGACGAGACACCCGCCCGTCTCGCCGACGATGTTGCGAATCTCTTCGACAGAGAACTCCACGTCGCAGAGGACTTCCATGGTATCGGCGGTTCCTGCGGCGGACGTGACCGCCCTCGACGACGTTTTGGGAATCTTCAGACCGGCGGCGGCGACGATTGGGACGAGAATCGGGGTGACACGGTTGCCCGCGACGCCGCCGATAGAGTGCTTGTCTGCGATTATCGACTCGTCCCACGTAATCGACTCACCCACGTCGGCCATGCACTCGGTGAGGTGGAGCGTCTCTTCCATCGACAGACCGTTGGTGTACGTCGCGGAGACGTACG is drawn from Haloferax litoreum and contains these coding sequences:
- a CDS encoding NADH-quinone oxidoreductase subunit D, translating into MSSNPPQVSSTVVSLPDRLRRHVGDAIVDLDTHVHAPEVTIRPDDVQAVLSTLRGELGFDHLSCVTAQEYEDRYESIYHLKSYDDPTHELSVVVPTPRSEPVSESAAPVFHTAAWHEREAYDLVGIQYDDHPDLRRILLPETWQGHPLSRDYDQQRPQIVPYDENANPLHKDGWAEDNTMLLNIGPHHPATHGVMHLQVVLDGEQVVDVEPDIGYIHRCEEQMCQEGTYRHQIMPYPDRWDWGGAGLLNEWAYARTAEALADIEVPEYAQVVRTLAAELSRILSHMLAVGAYALDVIGDFTATFQYALRDRELVQDILEDLTGQRLMFNYFRLGGVVWDLPEPREEFFEKIRTFVDGLPAKLEEYHDLLTANEILQARTVDTGVLPPNVAKSYGVTGPVARGSGIDYDLRRDDPYGYYDELDWDVVVEEECDNFARLLVRLREVEESAKIIDQCVDLLEDWPADERTIQANVPRTIKPEDDTEVYRAVEAAKGELGIYIRADGTDKPARFKIRGPSFSNLQALPEMAEGEYIPDLIASLGSLDTIMGEVDR
- a CDS encoding helix-turn-helix domain-containing protein, which translates into the protein MKSLRLRLHPDDEQMHPMHAFVVEHEAFEQTRLLHWNPAVSEVNTIIFEVVGTDVEAYRDALDASPSVLSYEVVPTGGETFYLSVQDRLDVTAAEQTTAFTQDGLVVVPPVVFDGDGSIQVTVVGTTTALQSAVDETPDGIDVEVLQIRQYAGETELSAPALSRRQREAVDEAVACGYYREPREGTVSEVADRLGCSAGTAAEHLRKAEMKVMSAVADERGVD
- a CDS encoding methyl-accepting chemotaxis protein produces the protein MKIRTKLVALCLAISLIPVSVVGVAGVQNMQSVGSYAQDQSTDHLEGQITGELNNTVDARQEGIQNLLNSRQVNARSLADSAPVQNYQAASAGEMELVKRQSQKQLGYTALQLHDTIETTKQTILESEYDGRAWEELSPDEQRRVEDRVERIISGTDGDGVAQRGTAAEMFQPGYIGTGGYVFITDLDSNVVVHPALPDGFNAREEASLTFFEEVKEETRSTPAIQSGEEWGIAEYEWEDTTQAGNPMEQKVVAYTYYEDFDWVLAPSVYYYELQKTALADAEAGIEDSFENYLRTRTVAVNGEELPAYDEIILTDEDGNGIVRAARTDGDVVAESVDTSYSNSNWFGATKSLEKGTVHVGEVRTVDGKAKGYISTPVYRDGEFAGVVALRLDYEVFNAVLDDITVGETGHLTMVNDRGKLITDGATNFGEVESAVATTDYVLSDTKGLQTYEQSTDSSAGDRYYVGHAPLDFGDTQLTLVATVPEQDVTAPSEQLGDALRDRTDSARNFLLLLVGGIVVVVVGLGFAAARYFSEPIEALRDQAQLLARGRFEDDIDVDATDDELGELVVAFEDMQENLQRQVSELQTVGEELGDGNLDQELRTDLPGAFGAIMTDLEAGIEKLQDGFVEVQSVADEFAEVSTETVASAEEIESASQETAQSVEEIAHGAEQQTEQLQVVANEMNDLSATIEEVAASADGVVQTANQAVDLAEQGREHAADATDEISTIEAEATDAVEQVESLGDQIGEINEIVQLITDIAEQTNLLALNASIEAARAGEAGEGFAVVANEIKALANEASEATDEVEARIDEIQDRTDDTVDDMQEMHESVEAGSETIEDAIEMFDDISDAIREAEHGVAEISEATENQAVSTEEVVSMVDDVSSVSEETTSEASTVSAATEEQTAALNEVTKNIQQVSASAQSLNDLVGEFDVGATETGTRTADATTGAAADAQANVAGSAARDVDAALADGGSASPSRTDD
- a CDS encoding AMP phosphorylase; this encodes MQLVAEPIDIGTRSPTVILNESDAAELGVHALERIQLRHDNRTTIGIVELTDELVSEGTLGVTRRLGHIDGTIDVSVAPQPNSVYYIRKKLNDIELERHELSRIVRDIYEERLADVELGAYVSATYTNGLSMEETLHLTECMADVGESITWDESIIADKHSIGGVAGNRVTPILVPIVAAAGLKIPKTSSRAVTSAAGTADTMEVLCDVEFSVEEIRNIVGETGGCLVWGGAVNLSPVDDRIIRAETPLSIDPRGQLIASVLSKKKSAGSTHVVVDIPYGEGAKVESLAEARELAEDFNRVGSHLGIAIECAITNGVAPVGRGVGPVLEAREVLATLAGGGPNDLRVKAIRLADLLFESAGVDADAAEILDSGTARETFNEILAAQNGDPDVTAADLVPGRHTHTVRADRDGVVTHINNRLVNEIARRAGAPRDAGAGIELHLRTGDMAAEGESLFTIHAESPDKLADAVDLTERVEMVRVRHPDEALVDRV
- a CDS encoding ribose 1,5-bisphosphate isomerase gives rise to the protein MDERVHPEVRRIADEIDTMEIRGAATIADAVARALRTQAEESDAIDPGAFRGELRAAARTLYETRPTAVSLPNALRYVLRGMSSTTVEGLRQNVVESADEFCARLDRAQADLGHVGANRLRDGDVIMTHCHSTDALACVEAAVEQGKHIEAIVKETRPRNQGHITASELHEMGVPVTLIVDSAARRYLNDVDHVLVGADAVAADGSVINKIGTSGLAVNARDRGTPIMVAAQTLKLHPGTMTGHTVDIEMRDTDEVIDDETLAELGNPTVKNPAFDVTPPRYVDAIVTERGQFPPESIVILMRELFGEGTTEPWVEP
- the rbcL gene encoding type III ribulose-bisphosphate carboxylase, with product MGITYEDFLDLDYEPSAEELVCTFRIDPATGMTPEAAASRVASESSNGTWAALQTGDDFTDMGATAFSIDGDTVKVAYPAGLFEPGNMPQVLSCIAGNIMGMKAVDTIRLMDCEWPESIVSSYPGPLHGSSVREEIFGVTDRPITATVPKPKVGLSTKAHAQVGYDAWVGGVDLLKDDENLTDQDFNPFSDRLTESLSLRDDAEDETGETKSYLINVTGDTQTMLDRVDEVAAQGGEYVMVDIITAGWAGLQTVRERTEKHGIAIHAHRAMHAAFDRMPTHGVSMRVLAQVSRLCGVDQLHTGTAGLGKLANEDTVGINEWMRSDLYGMTDVLPVASGGLHPGLLPDLLDATGTNVCVQLGGGIHGHPDGTRAGAVALRAAIDAYVDGKPITEAAEETPELAVALDKWGTETPR
- a CDS encoding sodium:calcium antiporter → MIVEATLFVAGLATLVFGADRAVTAAAKVARFYGVSEFFIGVTLISVGTSLPEMTTSVIAASYGAGDIVVGNIVGSETSQITLAIGIVALISPIVAKRREVMVYGGAMTLAMIIMLLTLEDGVVQRSEGFLMMLAYVNFVYTLYTNEGGAEIAEEVVEKEETPERGLPRVAFGLLLVVVGGQVMVTNGIALARLVGISEYFVGLLTGLGTTAPEIVVAGIAAKEGRGGISVGAILGSNITDPVFSLGIGALVADVVVTDLASVTLSGVYMLAVSLVVLALFYWREGIDRRAALLCIGLYLPTFVVL